Proteins encoded in a region of the Melospiza georgiana isolate bMelGeo1 chromosome 2, bMelGeo1.pri, whole genome shotgun sequence genome:
- the MED4 gene encoding mediator of RNA polymerase II transcription subunit 4, giving the protein MAMAAAAAGAGAGAAAGGGGGERSSTRDRLLAALEDLELLARELIEILAISRNQKLPQPGEESQILELLIQRDGEFQELMKLAVDQGKIHHEMQLLEKVVEKRDNDIQQLQKQLKEAEHILATAVYQAKEKLKSIEKARKGAISSEEIIKYAHRISASNAVCAPLTWVPGDPRRPYPTDLEMRSGLLGQMNNPPTNGVNGHLPGDALAAGRLPDVLAPQYPWQSSDMSMNMLPPNHSNDFMLEPPGHNKENEDDVEVMSTDSSSSSSDSD; this is encoded by the exons ATGgcgatggcggcggcggcggcaggagccggggccggggcggcggcgggcgggggagGCGGGGAGCGGAGCAGCACCCGGGACCGGCTCCTGGCGGCGCTGGAGGATCTCGAGCTCTTGGCCAG GGAGCTAATTGAAATTTTGGCAATTTCAAGAAACCAAAAACTTCCACAACCAGGAGAGGAGAGCCAG ATCCTGGAACTGCTGATTCAGAGAGATGGAGAGTTTCAAGAGCTGATGAAGTTGGCAGTGGATCAGGGAAAAATCCATCATGAAATGCAGCTCTTAGAAAAGGTAGTAGAAAAGCGGGATAATGAtattcagcagctgcagaaacagCTTAAAGAAGCAGAGCACATATTG GCAACAGCTGTTTATcaagcaaaggaaaaactgaaatcaaTTGAAAAAGCACGAAAAG GTGCCATTTCCTctgaagaaataattaaatatgcCCATAGGATCAGTGCTAGCAATGCTGTTTGTGCCCCTCTGACGTGGGTACCAG gGGACCCACGTAGGCCATATCCTACAGATCTGGAAATGAGAAGTGGTCTCTTGGGTCAGATGAACAACCCACCCACCAATGGAGTCAATGGACACTTACCAGGGGATGCACTCGCAGCAGGCAGGCTACCAG ATGTGCTTGCTCCTCAGTATCCTTGGCAGTCAAGTGATATGTCAATGAACATGCTACCTCCTAATCATAGTAATGACTTCATGCTGGAGCCTCCAGGACACAATAAAGAGAATGAAGATGATGTAGAAGTTATGTCAACAGACTCctcaagcagcagcagtgactcagACTAG